A section of the Pseudomonas tritici genome encodes:
- a CDS encoding efflux RND transporter permease subunit: MRGINLSELAVKHRAVTLFLIIAILAAGVFSFGKLGRAEDPLFTVKVMTITAAWPGATAQEMQEQVADRLEKRLQELDYYDRVETIAQPGFVSMRMTYKESARPSDVPDLFYQTRKKLSDEAARLPNGVIGPFFNDEYSDVYFALYALEAEHLPHRQQVQMAEELRQGFLNLPGVKKVNILGEQAQRVFVEFSYERLATLGIKPDQIFAALAAQNAVAPSGFVETAGARAYIRIDGAFDSLSLIENVPLEVNGRVLRIADVATVSRGYEDPPSYRIRHQGDPALMLGVIMEKHWNGLELDKSLKAQEAKIQADLPLGVNFAKVSDQAKNISLAVNEFMLKFFVALAVVMLISLLALGFRVGLVVAAAVPLTLSVVFVIMLLTGREFDRITLGALIISLGLLVDDAIIAIEMMVVKLEEGFDRIHAATFAWSSTAAPMLTGTLVTIIGFLPVGFARSGAGEYAGNIFWIVGFALISSWLVAVVFTPYLGVKLLPQIKPVPGGHDAIYAGRYYQKLRGLVEACVRQRWLVTGLVVAAFVLCGLGMGVVKKQFFPNSDRSELILEVYMPPGSAFKSTEAVAAQLEKALLQEPQTTMVDTYVGGGAPRFFLSLNPELPDPAFAKLIVQTPDSHARDALKVRMRERIAAGEFPSARVRVTQLLFGPPVPFPVVFRVSGPNLDVLRGVSEDVRKVVAANKMTKDAFLDWGERTSGYRLVLDQDRLRLLGFTPNEVKSQLNALLSGNPITEVREGNRTVSVVARAQGSQRENLGNLNNMTLTNSAGTSVPLAQVGHFQAVMEEPILKRRDRATTVEVRADIIDGVQPPDVEMAVYKDLQPLIAKLPAGYQIDIGGPVEESAKANVALAALFPIMILLTLTVIMFQVRSFGVMFMVFATAPLGLIGAVPTLLLFNQPFGFNAILGLIGIGGILMRNTLIFTDQIRQNQDHGMPIREAIIEATVRRARPVILTALAAALAFIPLTLSVFWSSLAFVLIGGVLVGTVLTLLFLPALCSLVLGREKTKAVETSHITAG, encoded by the coding sequence ATGCGCGGCATCAACCTCTCCGAACTGGCGGTCAAACACCGCGCGGTCACGCTGTTTTTGATCATTGCGATCCTTGCGGCCGGGGTCTTCTCGTTCGGCAAGCTGGGACGCGCCGAAGACCCGTTGTTCACGGTCAAGGTGATGACCATCACCGCCGCCTGGCCCGGCGCGACGGCGCAGGAAATGCAGGAACAGGTGGCCGACCGCCTGGAAAAACGCTTGCAGGAACTGGACTACTACGACCGTGTCGAGACCATCGCCCAACCGGGCTTTGTATCGATGCGCATGACCTATAAGGAATCCGCGCGCCCCAGCGACGTCCCGGACCTGTTCTACCAGACCCGCAAAAAGCTCAGCGATGAAGCGGCGCGATTGCCCAACGGCGTGATCGGGCCGTTCTTCAACGACGAATATTCCGATGTGTACTTCGCGTTGTATGCCCTGGAGGCCGAGCATTTGCCGCATCGGCAACAAGTGCAGATGGCCGAAGAACTGCGCCAGGGCTTCCTTAACCTGCCGGGGGTGAAGAAGGTCAATATCCTCGGCGAGCAAGCGCAGCGCGTGTTTGTCGAGTTTTCCTATGAGCGCCTGGCGACCCTGGGCATCAAGCCGGACCAGATCTTTGCCGCCCTCGCCGCGCAGAACGCGGTAGCGCCCTCGGGCTTTGTCGAGACCGCCGGCGCCCGCGCGTATATTCGTATCGACGGGGCTTTCGACAGCCTGTCGCTGATCGAAAACGTACCGCTGGAAGTCAATGGCCGCGTGTTGCGCATCGCCGATGTGGCCACCGTCAGCCGTGGCTATGAAGACCCGCCCAGCTACCGCATTCGCCACCAGGGCGACCCGGCGTTGATGCTCGGCGTGATCATGGAGAAGCACTGGAACGGCCTGGAACTGGACAAAAGCCTTAAGGCCCAGGAGGCCAAAATCCAGGCCGACCTGCCCTTGGGCGTGAATTTCGCCAAAGTCTCGGACCAGGCAAAAAACATCAGCCTGGCAGTCAATGAATTCATGCTGAAATTCTTCGTCGCCCTGGCGGTGGTGATGCTGATCAGTCTGTTGGCACTGGGCTTTCGGGTGGGCCTGGTGGTGGCGGCAGCGGTGCCGCTGACCTTGTCGGTGGTGTTTGTGATCATGCTGCTCACCGGGCGCGAATTCGACCGCATCACCCTGGGCGCACTGATCATTTCCCTGGGTTTGCTGGTGGATGACGCGATCATCGCCATCGAGATGATGGTGGTGAAGCTTGAGGAAGGCTTCGACCGCATTCATGCCGCTACTTTTGCCTGGAGCTCTACGGCCGCACCGATGCTGACCGGGACGTTGGTCACGATTATTGGCTTCCTGCCGGTGGGTTTTGCGCGCTCGGGTGCCGGGGAATATGCCGGCAATATCTTCTGGATCGTCGGCTTTGCGTTGATTTCGTCCTGGTTGGTGGCGGTGGTGTTCACGCCGTATCTGGGCGTAAAGCTGCTGCCGCAGATCAAACCGGTGCCCGGCGGCCACGACGCGATTTACGCCGGACGCTATTACCAGAAACTACGGGGTTTGGTCGAAGCCTGCGTGCGTCAGCGCTGGCTGGTAACCGGATTGGTGGTGGCCGCGTTTGTGCTGTGCGGGCTGGGCATGGGTGTGGTGAAGAAGCAGTTTTTCCCCAACTCCGACCGTTCCGAGCTGATCCTCGAGGTGTACATGCCGCCCGGCAGTGCCTTCAAAAGCACCGAGGCGGTGGCCGCACAGTTGGAAAAAGCGCTGCTGCAAGAGCCGCAAACCACAATGGTAGATACCTATGTCGGCGGCGGTGCGCCACGCTTTTTCCTGTCGCTGAACCCCGAGTTACCCGATCCGGCGTTTGCCAAACTGATCGTTCAGACCCCGGACTCTCATGCCCGCGACGCATTGAAAGTGCGCATGCGCGAGCGAATTGCCGCCGGTGAGTTTCCCTCGGCGCGGGTCCGCGTGACGCAACTGCTGTTCGGCCCGCCCGTCCCGTTCCCGGTGGTGTTCCGTGTTTCAGGTCCGAATCTGGACGTACTGCGCGGCGTGTCCGAAGACGTGCGCAAGGTCGTCGCAGCTAACAAGATGACCAAGGACGCCTTCCTTGATTGGGGCGAGCGCACCAGCGGCTATCGCCTGGTACTGGATCAGGACCGCCTGCGCCTGCTCGGCTTCACCCCCAACGAGGTCAAATCCCAGCTCAATGCCTTGCTCAGCGGCAACCCCATCACCGAAGTGCGCGAAGGCAACCGCACGGTGTCCGTGGTTGCGCGCGCCCAGGGCAGCCAGCGCGAGAACCTCGGCAACCTCAACAACATGACCCTGACCAACAGCGCCGGCACCTCGGTACCGCTGGCCCAGGTCGGGCATTTCCAGGCGGTGATGGAAGAACCGATCCTAAAGCGCCGCGACCGCGCGACCACCGTGGAAGTACGCGCCGACATCATCGACGGCGTGCAACCGCCCGACGTGGAAATGGCCGTCTACAAAGACCTGCAACCGCTGATCGCGAAATTGCCCGCCGGTTACCAGATCGACATCGGCGGCCCGGTCGAAGAAAGCGCCAAGGCCAACGTCGCCCTGGCTGCGCTGTTCCCGATCATGATTTTGCTGACCCTCACGGTGATCATGTTTCAGGTGCGCTCATTCGGCGTGATGTTCATGGTCTTCGCTACCGCGCCGCTGGGATTGATCGGTGCGGTGCCGACCTTGCTGCTGTTCAACCAGCCGTTCGGGTTCAACGCGATCCTGGGTTTGATCGGGATTGGCGGGATCCTGATGCGTAACACGCTGATTTTTACCGACCAGATCCGTCAGAACCAGGACCACGGCATGCCGATTCGCGAGGCGATCATCGAAGCCACGGTGCGCCGCGCCAGGCCGGTGATTTTGACCGCATTGGCGGCGGCGTTGGCGTTTATTCCGCTGACGTTGTCGGTGTTCTGGTCGTCCCTGGCCTTTGTGCTGATTGGCGGAGTGTTGGTGGGGACGGTGTTGACGCTGTTGTTTTTGCCGGCGCTGTGCAGTTTGGTGCTTGGGCGAGAGAAGACGAAAGCTGTCGAAACTTCCCACATAACCGCCGGATAA
- a CDS encoding efflux RND transporter periplasmic adaptor subunit produces MHPLPLRLLTPLALLIILSGCNSQADTAAEVPQPRPVLAAKVEAAGTQQSAYTGVVAARTESDLGFRVSGKVIERKVDPGQHVSRGDTLLVLDIGDFELALRSAKNRVNAAQAQLRQRRDDENRYQRLASTGAVSRQIFDQSATNLRVAEAELAAAQSDASQIENRRTYSVLKADGDGIITDVRADRGQVVVEGQIVARLAHDGAREAIVNLPENSRAQASQKALASPFGSPDQAVTATLRELSASADPVTRTYRARYVLHGAVDRFALGSTITVRLQGNGQAQQTRVPIGALQDSGQGTGVWLIGADDKVSFAPVKVASLGQEDALLDSGVTPGQIIVALGAHLLHSGDAVRLLPAQVLALNRKQDN; encoded by the coding sequence ATGCACCCTCTCCCCCTGCGTCTTCTCACGCCCCTGGCGCTATTGATCATCCTCAGTGGCTGTAACAGCCAGGCCGACACGGCTGCTGAAGTGCCTCAGCCGCGCCCGGTCCTGGCCGCCAAAGTCGAAGCCGCCGGCACCCAGCAAAGCGCCTATACCGGTGTGGTGGCAGCACGTACCGAAAGCGACTTGGGCTTTCGGGTCAGTGGCAAGGTTATCGAGCGCAAGGTCGATCCGGGCCAGCACGTGTCCCGTGGCGATACCCTGCTGGTGCTGGACATCGGTGACTTCGAACTGGCCCTGCGCTCGGCTAAAAACCGCGTCAACGCCGCCCAGGCGCAACTTCGCCAGCGCCGCGACGATGAAAACCGCTACCAGCGCCTGGCCAGTACCGGTGCGGTATCGCGGCAGATCTTCGACCAATCGGCGACCAACCTGCGCGTCGCTGAAGCGGAACTGGCCGCGGCGCAATCCGACGCCAGCCAGATCGAAAACCGCCGCACCTATTCAGTGCTCAAGGCGGATGGCGACGGCATCATCACCGACGTACGAGCGGACCGAGGACAGGTGGTGGTCGAAGGGCAGATCGTCGCGCGGCTGGCCCATGACGGCGCCCGCGAAGCCATCGTCAACCTGCCGGAAAACAGCCGCGCCCAGGCTTCACAGAAAGCCCTGGCCTCTCCCTTCGGCTCCCCGGACCAGGCGGTGACCGCCACCCTGCGCGAACTGTCCGCCAGCGCAGACCCGGTCACCCGCACCTACCGCGCGCGTTATGTACTGCATGGCGCCGTCGACCGGTTTGCGCTCGGCTCCACCATCACCGTGCGCCTGCAAGGCAACGGGCAGGCGCAGCAAACCCGGGTGCCCATCGGCGCGCTGCAGGATTCGGGACAAGGCACTGGCGTATGGCTGATCGGCGCGGATGACAAGGTCAGCTTCGCGCCGGTGAAAGTCGCCAGTCTTGGCCAGGAAGACGCCCTGCTCGACAGCGGCGTGACGCCCGGCCAGATCATCGTCGCCCTCGGCGCGCACCTGCTGCACAGCGGTGACGCGGTGCGCCTGCTGCCTGCGCAAGTGCTGGCCCTCAACCGCAAACAGGACAACTGA
- a CDS encoding multidrug effflux MFS transporter translates to MTNAPVPPRSLLFLLVALTALGEVSTQLIIPGLGAIEQALAAPTGSALMSLSAFVAAFGLGQLLFGPLSDRIGRRPVLIGGLVLYVLATLSMLLVHDIHQFIAARVLQGLGACAALVLARTVVRDVWKAEAGPALALTMIGMLYAIVVAPMVGGLLIKLFGWHAPILLALAIGSVVLLLALLFFRESNHYLDPKAAHWRTLGGQYLDLLKGRQYRAFAVALACTYGAMFAVIAGSSAVFINLLGFSSLEYGINFGLIVSMLIVGSTYTRRNIMRLGPQRIVAMGVTMVAIGGVSALVIYALFGLSVLGLDIPIALVTLGGGLVLPGSVTGGVMPNAHRAGLAAGLMGFAQMFGATCSGVLLSQLRDGSAAPMIIIQACFAVAAFVAFHLLRQRQAKGLSYT, encoded by the coding sequence ATGACAAACGCCCCGGTCCCACCGCGCAGCTTGTTGTTTTTACTGGTGGCCCTGACGGCACTGGGTGAGGTTTCGACCCAATTGATCATCCCCGGCCTGGGGGCCATCGAACAGGCATTGGCAGCGCCAACGGGGTCGGCACTGATGTCACTGTCCGCATTTGTCGCCGCTTTCGGCCTCGGGCAACTGCTGTTCGGCCCGCTGTCGGACCGCATTGGCCGGCGCCCGGTGCTGATCGGCGGCCTGGTGCTGTATGTGCTGGCCACCTTGTCGATGTTGCTGGTCCACGACATTCATCAGTTCATCGCCGCCCGCGTGCTGCAAGGCCTGGGCGCCTGCGCCGCGTTGGTTTTGGCGCGCACGGTGGTGCGTGATGTGTGGAAGGCCGAAGCCGGCCCGGCCCTGGCGCTGACCATGATCGGCATGCTCTACGCCATTGTGGTGGCCCCGATGGTGGGGGGCCTGCTGATTAAATTGTTTGGCTGGCACGCGCCGATCCTCCTGGCGCTGGCGATTGGCAGCGTGGTGCTGCTGTTGGCCTTGCTGTTCTTCCGTGAGAGCAACCACTACCTCGATCCCAAGGCCGCCCATTGGCGCACCCTCGGCGGTCAATACCTGGATCTGCTCAAGGGCCGCCAATACCGCGCATTCGCCGTGGCCCTGGCGTGTACCTATGGCGCCATGTTTGCGGTGATCGCCGGTTCATCCGCGGTGTTTATCAACTTGCTGGGCTTCAGCAGCCTTGAATACGGCATCAATTTCGGCCTGATCGTGTCGATGCTGATCGTGGGTTCCACCTACACCCGACGCAACATCATGCGCCTGGGCCCGCAGCGGATTGTGGCGATGGGCGTGACAATGGTGGCCATTGGCGGGGTGTCGGCGCTGGTCATCTATGCGCTGTTCGGCCTGTCGGTCCTCGGCCTGGACATCCCGATTGCCCTGGTCACCCTCGGTGGCGGCCTAGTATTACCGGGCTCGGTCACGGGCGGGGTTATGCCCAACGCGCATCGCGCGGGTTTGGCTGCTGGCTTGATGGGGTTTGCGCAGATGTTCGGTGCGACCTGCAGCGGTGTGTTGTTGAGCCAATTGCGCGATGGCAGTGCCGCGCCGATGATCATTATCCAGGCGTGCTTTGCGGTGGCGGCATTCGTCGCGTTTCACCTGCTGCGTCAGCGCCAGGCCAAGGGATTGTCCTATACATAG